One Brassica napus cultivar Da-Ae chromosome A5, Da-Ae, whole genome shotgun sequence DNA window includes the following coding sequences:
- the LOC125609506 gene encoding probable serine/threonine-protein kinase At1g54610, whose protein sequence is MGCVWCKPSAIEDSPRDKSSSVVSRPVTSSSRREEPLRRTKEHPDVVSVRPNVSRGESLSSRREKRKTENVAASNFPMGITIAKGVEGEYVAAGWPPWLASVAGEAIKGWVPRRADSFEKLDKIGQGTYSNVYRARDLDQKKIVALKKVRFDNLEPESVRFMAREIQILRRLDHPNIIKLEGLVTSRMSCSLYLVFEYMEHDLAGLASHPAVKFSESQVKCYLQQLLRGLDHCHSRGVLHRDIKGSNLLIDNSGVLKIADFGLASFFDPNQTQPLTSRVVTLWYRPPELLLGATRYGAAVDLWSTGCILAELYAGKPIMPGRTEVEQLHKIFKLCGSPSEDYWVKSRLPHATIFKPTQPYKRIVDETFKEFPQPALALLETLLSVNPDGRGTANSALQSEFFSARPLPCDPSSLPKYPPSKELDARMRDEESRRQAGGNKGHQERRGTKESRAIPAPDANAELVASMQKRQSQANNNRSRSEKFNPHPEEVASGFPIDPPRSSSQAFEPNRESQGNIMVPHKRASHSGPLTRRSASAKGGRRNYQDPSQKVLSIAAADYSAIPGFAATRTSASQQETCRGMTRLPGSFKETSEEANQEENGRSNKKDSVLLGYGSKGHKIHYSGPLVVPSGNMDQVLKDHDRHIQEAVRRARIDKARVRKHQAEEASSQQVSTNHPSSVSSR, encoded by the exons ATGGGTTGTGTTTGGTGTAAGCCTTCTGCTATCGAAGACAGCCCAAGAGACAAGTCTTCTTCTGTTGTTTCAAGACCCGTTACTTCTTCTTCTAGAAGAGAAGAGCCTCTTAGGCGGACAAAGGAACATCCTGATGTTGTTAGTGTCAGACCAAACGTTTCGCGTGGGGAGAGTTTGAGTAGTAGAAGGGAGAAGAGGAAGACAGAGAATGTTGCTGCTTCCAACTTCCCAATGGGCATCACCATAGCTAAAGGAGTTGAAGGAGAGTATGTAGCTGCAGGCTGGCCTCCATGGTTGGCTTCTGTTGCTGGAGAAGCTATCAAAGGATGGGTTCCCCGCCGTGCTGACTCTTTCGAGAAGTTGGACAAA ATTGGGCAGGGTACTTATAGTAATGTGTATAGAGCTCGAGACCTGGACCAGAAGAAGATTGTGGCTTTGAAGAAAGTTAGATTTGATAATCTAGAGCCGGAGAGCGTGAGGTTTATGGCGAGAGAGATTCAGATATTGCGCCGCCTTGATCACCCTAACATCATAAAGCTAGAAGGCTTAGTTACATCAAGAATGTCTTGCAGCTTGTATCTTGTTTTCGAGTACATGGAGCATGATCTAGCTGGACTAGCCTCCCATCCTGCTGTTAAATTTTCTGAATCACAG GTTAAATGTTACTTGCAGCAACTGTTACGCGGACTAGACCATTGTCACAGCCGTGGTGTACTTCATAGGGACATTAAAGGATCGAATCTTCTAATAGATAATAGCGGAGTTTTAAAGATTGCTGACTTTGGGTTAGCTAGCTTCTTTGATCCGAATCAGACTCAGCCTTTGACTAGCCGTGTGGTGACTCTTTGGTACCGTCCACCTGAGCTTTTACTCGGAGCAACACGCTATGGAGCAGCGGTTGATTTGTGGAGCACAGGTTGTATTCTTGCTGAACTGTATGCAGGCAAACCTATCATGCCTGGTAGAACCGAG GTGGAACAGCTGCACAAGATTTTCAAGCTGTGTGGCTCGCCTTCGGAGGACTATTGGGTGAAATCTAGGTTGCCTCATGCGACGATCTTCAAGCCTACGCAGCCGTATAAACGCATAGTTGATGAAACGTTCAAGGAGTTTCCTCAGCCAGCTTTAGCCCTTCTTGAAACTCTGCTTTCAGTCAATCCTGACGGTCGTGGGACCGCCAACTCAGCTCTCCAAAGCGAG TTCTTTTCCGCTAGACCTCTGCCATGTGATCCTTCAAGCTTGCCTAAATATCCTCCCAGCAAAGAGCTTGATGCGAGGATGCGTGATGAAGAAAGTAGAAG ACAAGCTGGAGGAAACAAGGGACACCAAGAAAGGAGAGGAACTAAGGAATCTCGAGCCATCCCTGCCCCTGACGCCAATGCAGAGCTGGTTGCATCTATGCAG AAGAGGCAGAGCCAGGCTAATAATAATAGAAGCAGAAGCGAGAAGTTTAATCCACATCCTGAAGAAGTTGCTTCTGGTTTCCCAATCGATCCACCAAGATCATCATCACAAGCATTCGAACCAAACAGAGAATCACAAGGAAACATTATGGTTCCTCACAAGAGAGCTTCACATTCAGGTCCTCTTACGCGTAGATCTGCTTCCGCAAAGGGGGGTAGAAGGAACTACCAAGATCCCTCTCAGAAAGTTTTATCTATAGCTGCTGCTGATTACTCGGCGATTCCTGGCTTTGCTGCAACAAGAACAAGCGCATCGCAGCAAGAGACTTGCAGAGGAATGACTCGGCTTCCAGGTTCCTTCAAAGAAACATCTGAAGAAGCTAACCAAGAAGAGAATGGTAGAAGCAACAAGAAAGACTCAGTTCTT TTGGGTTATGGATCAAAAGGGCACAAGATTCATTACTCAGGACCTTTGGTGGTTCCATCAGGAAACATGGATCAGGTGTTGAAAGACCATGACCGACATATCCAAGAAGCTGTGAGAAGAGCAAGAATCGATAAGGCTCGAGTTAGGAAACATCAAGCTGAAGAAGCATCCAGCCAACAAGTCTCAACCAATCATCCCTCATCTGTTTCTAGCCGTTGA